The following coding sequences are from one Vulpes vulpes isolate BD-2025 chromosome 12, VulVul3, whole genome shotgun sequence window:
- the ACSF3 gene encoding malonate--CoA ligase ACSF3, mitochondrial isoform X4, which translates to MPSLWEACRAGASRESELCVPEAPGFARWWTENGCLVALRTYSSLHVISQLRFYSEFTLRALNLLFLGFTKFSCFRISYILQIPVSGRHLKCLDEARQTPSGQVSHTLLCGGTGLVAVTCTAPLSSAPPQVPKWMSIGVTLGHLAMSFWRLRCAVASRWPTPLRRGGSSPLHTAPAACPDKSAPVFTRALAFGDRIALIDQYGHHTYKDLYYHSLRLSQEVCRLRECTGGDLQEERVSFLCSNDVSYVVAQWASWMSGGIAVPLYKKHPPAELEYFIRDSRSSVVLAGQEYMELLRPVVKKLGVPLLPLSSTVYGAAAEEPGEGKVWERNWRDRGAMIIYTSGTTGRPKGVLSTHHNIRAMVTGLVHKWAWSKHDVILHVLPLHHVHGVVNKLLCPLWVGATCVMLPEFNAQLVWEKLLGCETPRINVFMAVPTIYAKLMDYYDRHFTQPHVQDFVRAVCEERIRLMVSGSAALPLPVLEKWQSITGHTLLERYGMTEIGMALSNPLTTVRVPDLSSLEMEKRPEMGRRSLRRGFFLCEKYSKEKPVD; encoded by the exons ATGCCCTCCCTGTGGGAAGCATGCAGAGCAGGAGCGAGCCGCGAATCTGAGCTCTGTGTGCCAGAGGCTCCAGGCTTTGCCCGCTGGTGGACAGAGAATGGGTGCTTGGTGGCCCTCAGGACTTACTCCTCTTTGCACGTGATTTCCCAGCTcagattttattcagaatttacTTTAAGGGCATTGAATTTGCTTTTCCTTGGTTTTACCAAATTTAGTTGTTTTAGAATctcatatattttgcaaattccTGTTTCAGGACGGCACCTGAAATGCCTGGATGAAGCCAGGCAGACCCCATCTGGCCAGGTGTCCCACACACTGCTCTGTGGTGGAACAGGTCTGGTGGCAGTAACCTGCACTGCTCCTCTCTCTTCGGCCCCGCCCCAGGTACCCAAGTGGATGTCTATAGGTGTGACGCTGGGCCACCTGGCCATGTCCTTCTGGCGCCTGCGCTGTGCTGTGGCCTCCCGCTGGCCGACTCCCTTGAGACGCGGCGGAAGCAGCCCCCTACACACGGCCCCAGCCGCCTGTCCTGACAAGAGCGCCCCTGTGTTTACCCGCGCCCTGGCCTTTGGAGACAGGATTGCTCTCATCGACCAGTATGGCCACCACACATACAAGGACCTTTACTACCAcagcctccgcctgtcccaggaGGTGTGCAGGCTCCGCGAGTGCACTGGCGGGGACCTCCAGGAGGAGAGGGTCTCCTTCCTGTGCTCCAACGACGTCTCCTATGTGGTTGCACAGTGGGCCTCATGGATGAGCGGAGGCATTGCTGTCCCCCTCTACAAGAAGCACCCCCCAGCCGAGCTGGAGTATTTCATCCGGGACTCCCGGAGCTCCGTGGTCCTTGCGGGCCAGGAGTACATGGAGCTCCTGCGCCCAGTGGTCAAGAAGCTGGGGGTCCCACTGCTGCCTCTCTCGTCCACGGTTTATGGCGCGGCGGCggaggagcctggggaggggaaggTTTGGGAGCGGAACTGGAGGGACCGTGGTGCCATGATCATCTACACCAGTGGGACCACGGGGAGGCCCAAGGGAGTCCTGAGCACTCACCACAACATCAGGGCCATG GTGACGGGGCTGGTCCACAAGTGGGCGTGGAGTAAACACGATGTGATCCTGCACGTCCTCCCACTGCACCATGTACACGGTGTGGTAAACAAGCTGCTCTGTCCCCTCTGGGTGGGGGCCACCTGTGTGATGCTCCCTGAGTTCAATGCTCAGCTG gttTGGGAAAAGCTCTTAGGCTGTGAAACTCCACGGATTAACGTATTTATGGCAGTGCCTACAATCTATGCCAAGCTGATGGATTATTATGACAGACATTTCACCCAACCTCACGTCCAGGATTTTGTCCGTGCAGTTTGTGAAGAGAGGATTAG GTTGATGGTTTCAGGCTCAgctgccctgcctctgcctgtgctaGAGAAGTGGCAAAGCATCACAGGCCACACTTTGCTGGAACGGTACGGGATGACGGAGATCGGCATGGCGCTGTCCAACCCTCTGACCACAGTGCGCGTGCCAG ATCTTAGTTCACTCGAGATGGAGAAAAGACCAGAGATGGGCAGGAGGAGCCTGAGAAGAGGGTTTTTCCTTTGTGAAAAATATTCCAAGGAGAAACCAGTGGATTGA
- the ACSF3 gene encoding malonate--CoA ligase ACSF3, mitochondrial isoform X5, whose translation MPSLWEACRAGASRESELCVPEAPGFARWWTENGCLVALRTYSSLHVISQLRFYSEFTLRALNLLFLGFTKFSCFRISYILQIPVSGRHLKCLDEARQTPSGQVSHTLLCGGTGLVAVTCTAPLSSAPPQVPKWMSIGVTLGHLAMSFWRLRCAVASRWPTPLRRGGSSPLHTAPAACPDKSAPVFTRALAFGDRIALIDQYGHHTYKDLYYHSLRLSQEVCRLRECTGGDLQEERVSFLCSNDVSYVVAQWASWMSGGIAVPLYKKHPPAELEYFIRDSRSSVVLAGQEYMELLRPVVKKLGVPLLPLSSTVYGAAAEEPGEGKVWERNWRDRGAMIIYTSGTTGRPKGVLSTHHNIRAMVTGLVHKWAWSKHDVILHVLPLHHVHGVVNKLLCPLWVGATCVMLPEFNAQLVWEKLLGCETPRINVFMAVPTIYAKLMDYYDRHFTQPHVQDFVRAVCEERIRFRGDPAARRRGAHCLRKPEEGGLPLCAPCRRK comes from the exons ATGCCCTCCCTGTGGGAAGCATGCAGAGCAGGAGCGAGCCGCGAATCTGAGCTCTGTGTGCCAGAGGCTCCAGGCTTTGCCCGCTGGTGGACAGAGAATGGGTGCTTGGTGGCCCTCAGGACTTACTCCTCTTTGCACGTGATTTCCCAGCTcagattttattcagaatttacTTTAAGGGCATTGAATTTGCTTTTCCTTGGTTTTACCAAATTTAGTTGTTTTAGAATctcatatattttgcaaattccTGTTTCAGGACGGCACCTGAAATGCCTGGATGAAGCCAGGCAGACCCCATCTGGCCAGGTGTCCCACACACTGCTCTGTGGTGGAACAGGTCTGGTGGCAGTAACCTGCACTGCTCCTCTCTCTTCGGCCCCGCCCCAGGTACCCAAGTGGATGTCTATAGGTGTGACGCTGGGCCACCTGGCCATGTCCTTCTGGCGCCTGCGCTGTGCTGTGGCCTCCCGCTGGCCGACTCCCTTGAGACGCGGCGGAAGCAGCCCCCTACACACGGCCCCAGCCGCCTGTCCTGACAAGAGCGCCCCTGTGTTTACCCGCGCCCTGGCCTTTGGAGACAGGATTGCTCTCATCGACCAGTATGGCCACCACACATACAAGGACCTTTACTACCAcagcctccgcctgtcccaggaGGTGTGCAGGCTCCGCGAGTGCACTGGCGGGGACCTCCAGGAGGAGAGGGTCTCCTTCCTGTGCTCCAACGACGTCTCCTATGTGGTTGCACAGTGGGCCTCATGGATGAGCGGAGGCATTGCTGTCCCCCTCTACAAGAAGCACCCCCCAGCCGAGCTGGAGTATTTCATCCGGGACTCCCGGAGCTCCGTGGTCCTTGCGGGCCAGGAGTACATGGAGCTCCTGCGCCCAGTGGTCAAGAAGCTGGGGGTCCCACTGCTGCCTCTCTCGTCCACGGTTTATGGCGCGGCGGCggaggagcctggggaggggaaggTTTGGGAGCGGAACTGGAGGGACCGTGGTGCCATGATCATCTACACCAGTGGGACCACGGGGAGGCCCAAGGGAGTCCTGAGCACTCACCACAACATCAGGGCCATG GTGACGGGGCTGGTCCACAAGTGGGCGTGGAGTAAACACGATGTGATCCTGCACGTCCTCCCACTGCACCATGTACACGGTGTGGTAAACAAGCTGCTCTGTCCCCTCTGGGTGGGGGCCACCTGTGTGATGCTCCCTGAGTTCAATGCTCAGCTG gttTGGGAAAAGCTCTTAGGCTGTGAAACTCCACGGATTAACGTATTTATGGCAGTGCCTACAATCTATGCCAAGCTGATGGATTATTATGACAGACATTTCACCCAACCTCACGTCCAGGATTTTGTCCGTGCAGTTTGTGAAGAGAGGATTAG GTTCCGTGGGGACCCCGCTGCCAGGCGTCGAGGTGCGCATTGTCTCAGAAAACCCGAAGAAGGAGGGCTGCCCCTATGTGCTCCatgcagaaggaaatga
- the ACSF3 gene encoding malonate--CoA ligase ACSF3, mitochondrial isoform X2: protein MPSLWEACRAGASRESELCVPEAPGFARWWTENGCLVALRTYSSLHVISQLRFYSEFTLRALNLLFLGFTKFSCFRISYILQIPVSGRHLKCLDEARQTPSGQVSHTLLCGGTGLVAVTCTAPLSSAPPQVPKWMSIGVTLGHLAMSFWRLRCAVASRWPTPLRRGGSSPLHTAPAACPDKSAPVFTRALAFGDRIALIDQYGHHTYKDLYYHSLRLSQEVCRLRECTGGDLQEERVSFLCSNDVSYVVAQWASWMSGGIAVPLYKKHPPAELEYFIRDSRSSVVLAGQEYMELLRPVVKKLGVPLLPLSSTVYGAAAEEPGEGKVWERNWRDRGAMIIYTSGTTGRPKGVLSTHHNIRAMVTGLVHKWAWSKHDVILHVLPLHHVHGVVNKLLCPLWVGATCVMLPEFNAQLVWEKLLGCETPRINVFMAVPTIYAKLMDYYDRHFTQPHVQDFVRAVCEERIRLMVSGSAALPLPVLEKWQSITGHTLLERYGMTEIGMALSNPLTTVRVPGSVGTPLPGVEVRIVSENPKKEGCPYVLHAEGNEKETQVTPGFKEKEGELLVRGPSVFREYWDKPEETRQAFTWDGWFKTGFAGVLSCVSSAAFQALRS, encoded by the exons ATGCCCTCCCTGTGGGAAGCATGCAGAGCAGGAGCGAGCCGCGAATCTGAGCTCTGTGTGCCAGAGGCTCCAGGCTTTGCCCGCTGGTGGACAGAGAATGGGTGCTTGGTGGCCCTCAGGACTTACTCCTCTTTGCACGTGATTTCCCAGCTcagattttattcagaatttacTTTAAGGGCATTGAATTTGCTTTTCCTTGGTTTTACCAAATTTAGTTGTTTTAGAATctcatatattttgcaaattccTGTTTCAGGACGGCACCTGAAATGCCTGGATGAAGCCAGGCAGACCCCATCTGGCCAGGTGTCCCACACACTGCTCTGTGGTGGAACAGGTCTGGTGGCAGTAACCTGCACTGCTCCTCTCTCTTCGGCCCCGCCCCAGGTACCCAAGTGGATGTCTATAGGTGTGACGCTGGGCCACCTGGCCATGTCCTTCTGGCGCCTGCGCTGTGCTGTGGCCTCCCGCTGGCCGACTCCCTTGAGACGCGGCGGAAGCAGCCCCCTACACACGGCCCCAGCCGCCTGTCCTGACAAGAGCGCCCCTGTGTTTACCCGCGCCCTGGCCTTTGGAGACAGGATTGCTCTCATCGACCAGTATGGCCACCACACATACAAGGACCTTTACTACCAcagcctccgcctgtcccaggaGGTGTGCAGGCTCCGCGAGTGCACTGGCGGGGACCTCCAGGAGGAGAGGGTCTCCTTCCTGTGCTCCAACGACGTCTCCTATGTGGTTGCACAGTGGGCCTCATGGATGAGCGGAGGCATTGCTGTCCCCCTCTACAAGAAGCACCCCCCAGCCGAGCTGGAGTATTTCATCCGGGACTCCCGGAGCTCCGTGGTCCTTGCGGGCCAGGAGTACATGGAGCTCCTGCGCCCAGTGGTCAAGAAGCTGGGGGTCCCACTGCTGCCTCTCTCGTCCACGGTTTATGGCGCGGCGGCggaggagcctggggaggggaaggTTTGGGAGCGGAACTGGAGGGACCGTGGTGCCATGATCATCTACACCAGTGGGACCACGGGGAGGCCCAAGGGAGTCCTGAGCACTCACCACAACATCAGGGCCATG GTGACGGGGCTGGTCCACAAGTGGGCGTGGAGTAAACACGATGTGATCCTGCACGTCCTCCCACTGCACCATGTACACGGTGTGGTAAACAAGCTGCTCTGTCCCCTCTGGGTGGGGGCCACCTGTGTGATGCTCCCTGAGTTCAATGCTCAGCTG gttTGGGAAAAGCTCTTAGGCTGTGAAACTCCACGGATTAACGTATTTATGGCAGTGCCTACAATCTATGCCAAGCTGATGGATTATTATGACAGACATTTCACCCAACCTCACGTCCAGGATTTTGTCCGTGCAGTTTGTGAAGAGAGGATTAG GTTGATGGTTTCAGGCTCAgctgccctgcctctgcctgtgctaGAGAAGTGGCAAAGCATCACAGGCCACACTTTGCTGGAACGGTACGGGATGACGGAGATCGGCATGGCGCTGTCCAACCCTCTGACCACAGTGCGCGTGCCAG GTTCCGTGGGGACCCCGCTGCCAGGCGTCGAGGTGCGCATTGTCTCAGAAAACCCGAAGAAGGAGGGCTGCCCCTATGTGCTCCatgcagaaggaaatgaaaaggagacGCAG